The Gemmatimonadota bacterium genome contains a region encoding:
- a CDS encoding M28 family peptidase, with the protein MSLPTEVLTAINDVTLDAPWALIERFTTLRREHPTDVDTACEEIVSRLRAHGVPVDVYRPELFLSLPGKAQVSVGAQHFRAKPMAMSVAHPAGLTAPLAYVPARYARNADEMFTKGFVSDEEVDLRGKIVLSEGFGMPGKVAYFEQRGALGMIAVNPGKNAHWGICTTVWGTPDLRDLPRKPKIAVVAVNNPDGSALIELAKSGATITLTSEVTEGWFESPVPVVTIPGTDEPESFVLLHGHYDSWDFGIGDNAVGDATLLEVARVLWQHRAQLKRSVRIAWWPGHSTGRYAGSTWFADHFAIDLYEHCIAQVNCDSPGCRWATEFIDVSLMEETEGWCARVIKAIADKELKGERPHQAGDYSFNNIGISSFFMLSSTMRHDHREQLGYYAVGGCGANIAWHTEEDLLEIADRDILLRDMKVYLAAVMGVANATVAPFNFRATLRTFRDTLARYEAPLGGLHTFAAARQALDELDATLDSFGVHACKVAALTVGDERTRRTNRALRRLARLLVPVNYTRGPEFFHDPAETTPPLPDLAVALEAPHLPVEHRGFLRTHLVRGENRLVAALRDARRTVERAMA; encoded by the coding sequence GTGTCCCTCCCCACCGAAGTCCTGACCGCCATCAACGACGTCACGCTCGATGCGCCCTGGGCACTGATCGAGCGGTTCACGACGCTCCGTCGCGAGCATCCCACCGATGTGGACACCGCGTGCGAGGAGATCGTCTCGCGGCTGCGCGCGCATGGGGTCCCGGTGGACGTCTACCGCCCCGAGTTGTTCCTCTCACTGCCGGGCAAGGCACAGGTCAGCGTCGGCGCGCAGCACTTTCGGGCGAAGCCGATGGCCATGAGCGTGGCGCATCCGGCCGGGCTCACGGCGCCGCTCGCCTATGTGCCGGCGCGGTATGCACGCAACGCCGATGAGATGTTCACCAAGGGCTTCGTGAGCGATGAGGAGGTCGACCTGCGAGGCAAGATCGTGTTGAGCGAAGGCTTCGGCATGCCCGGCAAGGTCGCCTACTTCGAGCAGCGCGGCGCCCTGGGGATGATTGCCGTCAACCCCGGAAAGAATGCCCACTGGGGGATTTGCACTACGGTTTGGGGAACGCCGGACCTGCGCGACCTGCCGCGCAAGCCGAAGATCGCCGTGGTGGCGGTGAATAACCCGGACGGCTCCGCGCTCATCGAACTGGCCAAGTCCGGGGCCACCATCACCCTCACGAGCGAGGTCACCGAGGGGTGGTTCGAGTCCCCCGTTCCCGTGGTCACCATTCCCGGCACCGACGAACCCGAGAGCTTCGTGCTGCTCCATGGGCACTACGACTCGTGGGACTTCGGCATCGGGGACAACGCCGTGGGCGACGCGACCCTGCTGGAGGTGGCGCGGGTCCTGTGGCAGCACCGGGCACAGCTCAAGCGGTCGGTGCGCATCGCCTGGTGGCCGGGGCACTCCACCGGGCGTTATGCCGGCAGCACGTGGTTTGCCGATCACTTTGCCATCGACCTCTACGAGCACTGCATCGCCCAGGTAAACTGCGACTCCCCGGGCTGCCGCTGGGCCACGGAGTTCATCGATGTCTCCCTGATGGAAGAGACCGAGGGATGGTGCGCCCGCGTCATCAAGGCGATCGCGGACAAGGAGCTCAAGGGGGAGCGCCCCCACCAGGCCGGCGACTACTCGTTCAACAACATCGGGATCTCCTCGTTCTTCATGTTGTCGTCCACCATGCGGCACGACCACCGTGAGCAACTCGGCTACTACGCCGTGGGTGGCTGTGGGGCGAACATCGCCTGGCACACCGAGGAGGACCTGCTCGAGATCGCCGATCGCGACATCCTGTTGCGCGACATGAAGGTGTACCTCGCCGCCGTGATGGGCGTGGCCAACGCCACCGTCGCCCCGTTCAACTTCCGCGCGACACTGCGGACCTTTCGGGACACCCTCGCGCGGTACGAGGCACCGCTCGGCGGCCTACACACCTTTGCCGCAGCCCGCCAGGCCCTCGACGAGTTGGACGCGACCCTGGACAGCTTCGGCGTGCACGCGTGCAAGGTCGCGGCCCTCACCGTCGGCGACGAGCGCACCCGGCGGACCAATCGCGCGTTGCGGCGGCTCGCGCGCCTCCTCGTCCCGGTGAACTACACGCGCGGCCCCGAGTTCTTCCACGACCCGGCGGAGACCACGCCCCCACTTCCCGACCTCGCGGTCGCTCTCGAGGCCCCGCACCTGCCGGTGGAACATCGCGGGTTCCTCCGGACCCACCTGGTGCGCGGGGAGAACCGCCTCGTCGCGGCCCTTCGCGACGCGCGGCGAACCGTCGAACGGGCCATGGCATGA
- a CDS encoding amidohydrolase family protein has translation MLLPNVSHALRHATLLLAIALVAPRALRAQEPVTAIVGGTIIDGNGGPPIVEGVVVVRGSRIVAVGQSSQVVVPRGARVIDAKGKWITPGFIDANVHVSIYSGLENFARYQDRFAAVALEAAQLHLKVGVTTIRDSYGMLAPLKATRDAITRGEAIGPRLLFAGNIVGWGGPWSFSFTGRPPENLSLLQEQMNDAIAAGGGEDLVNMEPDSLRAAINRYLDQGVDFLKFGGTSHFGFPVFIGFSERAHQVIVDAVHARGLVAETHSTTPEGLRIALRAGVDLVQHPEVLDVPMSDELVQLFIERKVVCGMLANTMTGKPWADYARRRAREDSTARLRADSVQRGLLRARTGAEQRRDRGDQGMAIRRANAQKLIRAGCITAPATDNYLGLAPEFRRDAKPDWQEPGLGTLAAIEGFVELGMTPMQALTAATKNGAIASKALDDYGTLEAGKAADLLILSADPIADIRNIRRLELVMQGGAVIDHAALPTRPVWSTRR, from the coding sequence ATGCTGCTCCCGAACGTCTCGCACGCCCTGCGGCACGCCACACTCCTGCTCGCCATCGCCCTCGTCGCGCCACGCGCGCTGCGCGCGCAGGAGCCGGTCACCGCCATCGTCGGTGGCACCATCATCGACGGCAACGGAGGCCCTCCCATCGTGGAGGGCGTGGTGGTCGTCCGGGGATCGCGCATCGTTGCCGTCGGCCAGTCCTCACAGGTCGTGGTCCCGCGCGGTGCGCGGGTGATCGACGCGAAGGGCAAGTGGATCACCCCGGGGTTCATCGACGCGAATGTCCACGTCTCCATCTACAGCGGGCTTGAGAACTTCGCGCGTTACCAGGATCGGTTCGCCGCCGTGGCGCTGGAGGCGGCGCAACTCCACCTGAAGGTCGGTGTCACGACCATCCGGGATTCCTATGGCATGCTCGCGCCGCTCAAGGCCACGCGCGATGCCATCACCCGCGGGGAGGCGATCGGCCCGCGCCTCCTCTTTGCCGGGAACATCGTGGGGTGGGGCGGGCCCTGGTCCTTCTCCTTCACGGGTCGTCCCCCGGAGAACCTGTCGCTGTTGCAGGAGCAGATGAACGACGCGATTGCCGCCGGTGGTGGCGAGGACCTGGTCAACATGGAGCCGGATTCCCTCCGCGCGGCGATCAACCGCTACCTGGACCAGGGGGTCGACTTCCTCAAGTTCGGCGGGACCTCGCACTTCGGCTTCCCGGTCTTCATCGGCTTCTCCGAGCGCGCCCACCAGGTCATTGTGGACGCGGTGCACGCGCGCGGGCTGGTCGCCGAGACGCATTCGACCACCCCCGAGGGGCTGCGTATCGCGTTGCGCGCCGGTGTGGACCTGGTCCAGCACCCGGAAGTGCTCGACGTCCCGATGTCCGATGAGCTGGTGCAGCTCTTCATCGAGCGGAAGGTGGTGTGTGGCATGCTCGCCAACACGATGACCGGCAAGCCGTGGGCCGACTACGCGCGACGCCGGGCCCGTGAGGACTCCACCGCCAGGCTGCGCGCGGACTCCGTGCAGCGCGGGCTGCTGCGCGCGCGCACGGGGGCCGAGCAACGTCGTGACCGCGGTGACCAGGGGATGGCCATTCGTCGCGCGAACGCGCAGAAGCTCATTCGCGCGGGGTGCATCACGGCACCGGCAACGGACAATTACCTCGGCCTCGCCCCGGAATTCCGGCGTGATGCGAAGCCGGACTGGCAGGAGCCGGGCCTCGGCACCCTCGCCGCCATCGAGGGATTCGTTGAGCTGGGGATGACGCCGATGCAGGCACTGACCGCCGCCACGAAGAACGGGGCGATCGCGAGCAAGGCGCTGGACGACTACGGGACACTCGAGGCAGGGAAGGCAGCCGACCTCCTCATCCTCTCCGCGGACCCGATCGCCGACATCCGGAACATTCGCCGGTTGGAGCTGGTGATGCAGGGTGGCGCGGTGATCGACCACGCCGCCCTGCCCACGCGCCCGGTCTGGTCGACGCGACGTTAG
- a CDS encoding multicopper oxidase domain-containing protein — MNRRHFVGMAGGLAAAGWWSRRGWLFPQPRAGLQQPPIVGVQGLTLRAAPGPATVDGTPVDAWLYNGALPGPTLRVQRGERATITLENQLPEPTITHWHGLVVPEAADGHPRLAIAPGTTYRYDFTVDQPACLAWYHPHTHMRTGYQVHRGLAGLIVIEDPGARTRGLPPAERELLLVIQDRTLGTGGELAYDLRGPAMMAGYFGDTILANGAPAPAHPAEPAVYRLRVLNGSASRIYRLGLAGPGTMRVIGTDGGMVSTPIPVGEVWLAPAERLDLLVDLTAAAGKRVTLETRAFTLPAGTFGPRGMGRGPEMMRGRQGDAGIIMHFDVGRSRVISAPPVTLASRAIPSLPRGAAERRFVFSSMMMDHTINGMAFDMSRRDVVTTAGAVERWTFVNDGPVPHPVHLHAAHFAVRTRTGGRGEVYPWEQGWKDTVLVLPSEVVTVDVFFGPHPGLYLLHCHNLVHEDMGMMLNVALEPA; from the coding sequence ATGAACCGGCGTCACTTCGTCGGGATGGCGGGCGGGCTCGCGGCGGCAGGGTGGTGGTCCCGCCGCGGATGGCTGTTCCCCCAGCCCCGGGCCGGCCTGCAGCAGCCACCGATCGTTGGAGTGCAGGGACTGACCCTGCGTGCGGCGCCGGGGCCGGCCACGGTCGACGGCACCCCGGTCGACGCGTGGTTGTACAATGGTGCGCTCCCCGGGCCTACACTCCGCGTGCAGCGCGGCGAACGTGCGACCATCACCCTCGAGAACCAGCTCCCGGAACCCACCATCACCCACTGGCATGGCCTGGTCGTCCCCGAGGCAGCAGACGGCCACCCGCGCCTGGCCATCGCCCCGGGCACGACCTACCGCTACGACTTCACGGTGGACCAACCGGCGTGCCTCGCCTGGTACCACCCACATACGCACATGCGGACGGGCTACCAGGTCCATCGCGGACTCGCCGGCCTCATCGTCATCGAGGATCCCGGGGCGCGCACGCGCGGGCTCCCGCCCGCCGAACGCGAGCTGCTCCTCGTGATCCAAGATCGCACCCTCGGCACGGGTGGCGAGCTGGCCTACGACCTGCGCGGCCCGGCGATGATGGCCGGCTACTTTGGGGACACGATCCTCGCCAACGGCGCACCAGCGCCCGCACACCCGGCGGAGCCAGCGGTGTATCGCCTCCGCGTGCTCAACGGCTCCGCGTCACGCATCTATCGCCTCGGCCTGGCGGGCCCGGGCACGATGCGCGTCATCGGGACCGATGGTGGGATGGTTTCGACCCCCATCCCCGTGGGCGAGGTCTGGCTGGCCCCCGCCGAGCGACTGGACCTGCTGGTGGACCTCACGGCGGCGGCTGGGAAGCGCGTCACGCTGGAGACGCGCGCGTTCACCCTCCCCGCGGGCACCTTCGGGCCCAGGGGGATGGGGCGCGGCCCGGAGATGATGCGCGGACGGCAGGGCGATGCCGGGATCATCATGCATTTCGACGTTGGTCGCTCGCGGGTGATCTCGGCGCCACCCGTGACCCTGGCCTCACGCGCCATCCCGTCGCTGCCGCGCGGGGCCGCGGAACGCCGGTTCGTCTTCAGCTCGATGATGATGGACCACACCATCAACGGGATGGCGTTCGACATGTCGCGGCGCGACGTCGTCACCACGGCCGGCGCCGTGGAACGGTGGACCTTCGTCAACGACGGCCCGGTCCCGCACCCGGTGCACCTGCACGCGGCCCACTTCGCCGTCCGCACGCGCACCGGCGGCCGCGGGGAGGTCTACCCGTGGGAGCAGGGATGGAAGGACACCGTGCTGGTCCTGCCGTCTGAAGTCGTCACCGTCGACGTGTTCTTCGGCCCGCACCCGGGCCTGTACCTGCTGCACTGCCACAACCTGGTGCACGAGGACATGGGGATGATGCTGAACGTCGCCCTCGAGCCCGCCTAA
- a CDS encoding PLP-dependent cysteine synthase family protein: protein MAISDPSADPPPGLAPFAGLAALIGNTPLLAIDCTFRGHRRQVFAKLESMNLTGSIKDRMAIQILHHAATAGQLLPGSRIIEATSGNTGISFAALGRALGHPVTIFMPDWMSSERINIIRSFGADVVLVSHAQGGFLGSIAQAEALAAATPGAFLPRQFSNHWNVYAHEATTGPEIVTQLNANGRTLDAFVAGVGTGGTVMGVGRYLRRVHPGAKVHPLEPANSPTLSTGHKVGKHRIQGISDEFIPDIVDLTFLDDVIAVDDGDAIRMAQALASSLGLAVGISSGANFLGALVAADTLGTGADVATVFCDSNKKYLSTDLMHEEPVRDGFLTPDVTLYGFDVIRRHCDFCPPGARAGAA from the coding sequence ATCGCCATTTCCGACCCGAGCGCGGATCCGCCGCCAGGGCTTGCGCCGTTCGCCGGTCTCGCCGCGCTCATCGGCAACACCCCGCTGCTGGCTATCGACTGCACCTTTCGCGGGCACCGGCGCCAGGTGTTCGCGAAGCTGGAGTCGATGAACCTCACGGGGAGTATCAAGGATCGGATGGCCATCCAGATCCTGCACCATGCGGCCACCGCCGGCCAGCTCCTCCCCGGTTCACGAATCATCGAGGCGACGTCCGGCAACACGGGCATTTCCTTCGCGGCGCTCGGTCGAGCGCTCGGGCACCCCGTGACGATCTTCATGCCCGACTGGATGAGCAGCGAGCGCATCAACATCATCCGCTCGTTTGGTGCTGACGTCGTGCTGGTATCCCACGCGCAGGGGGGATTCCTCGGGTCGATCGCGCAAGCCGAAGCGCTGGCCGCAGCCACGCCGGGAGCCTTCCTGCCGCGTCAGTTCTCGAATCACTGGAACGTGTACGCCCACGAGGCCACGACCGGCCCCGAGATCGTCACGCAGCTCAACGCCAATGGGCGGACGCTGGACGCCTTCGTTGCCGGCGTCGGCACCGGGGGCACGGTGATGGGGGTGGGGCGCTACCTGCGCCGCGTCCATCCCGGCGCGAAGGTGCACCCACTGGAGCCGGCCAACTCTCCCACCCTGTCGACCGGCCACAAGGTGGGCAAGCACCGGATCCAGGGCATCTCCGATGAGTTCATCCCCGACATCGTGGACCTCACCTTCCTCGACGACGTGATCGCCGTCGACGACGGGGACGCGATCCGTATGGCCCAGGCCCTCGCGTCGTCGTTAGGCCTCGCCGTGGGCATCTCGTCCGGCGCGAACTTCCTTGGCGCGCTCGTCGCCGCGGACACGCTCGGGACGGGAGCCGACGTCGCGACCGTCTTCTGCGACTCCAACAAGAAGTACCTCAGCACCGACCTGATGCACGAGGAGCCGGTGCGCGACGGGTTCCTTACGCCCGACGTGACGCTGTACGGCTTTGATGTGATCCGTCGTCATTGCGACTTTTGTCCACCGGGTGCGCGCGCGGGGGCGGCATGA
- a CDS encoding N(4)-(beta-N-acetylglucosaminyl)-L-asparaginase produces the protein MVTRREFVRSSTAAVATGAPLTALAADHARAPAVRAQRAVRPVVISDYSGWEFRNGGTENAVQRAFRLMTEGKDVLDALIAGVNIPELDPLETGIGYGALPNADGVVQLDASCMHGPRKRAGGVACIEGVRTPSLVAQAVMDYTDHHLLSGEGAREFARQMGFTVEDDLNTENSRRLWREWRRRVDPEHWLDPKGKERQPKPKHERDPGELSWHQPRDTAWESRALAAGRSMVRDGLLREGSFWGTINCNGINATGDLCGVTTTSGLAWKIPGRTGDSPILGAGLYVDNDVGAAGSTGRGEANLYNLSSFLIVESMRRGMSPKDAGMEALKRIRANTVEARLLNDKGNPNFNIRFFVLNKRGEFAGVAMYHAGETQFAVCTENGAEARELEPLLDGAP, from the coding sequence ATGGTCACCCGCCGAGAGTTCGTCCGCAGCAGCACCGCCGCCGTCGCCACTGGTGCCCCACTCACTGCCCTCGCCGCTGACCACGCGCGGGCCCCCGCCGTGCGCGCGCAGCGCGCGGTGAGGCCGGTGGTGATTTCTGACTACTCCGGCTGGGAGTTCCGGAACGGCGGCACGGAGAACGCCGTCCAGCGTGCCTTCCGCTTGATGACCGAGGGCAAGGACGTGCTCGATGCGCTGATCGCCGGCGTGAATATTCCGGAACTCGATCCCCTCGAGACCGGGATCGGGTACGGCGCCCTGCCTAACGCCGACGGCGTCGTCCAGCTGGACGCCTCGTGCATGCACGGGCCACGCAAGCGGGCGGGGGGCGTCGCGTGCATCGAGGGGGTCCGCACGCCGTCACTTGTCGCTCAGGCGGTGATGGACTACACGGACCACCACCTGCTCAGCGGCGAAGGCGCGCGCGAGTTCGCGCGGCAGATGGGATTCACCGTCGAGGACGACCTCAACACGGAGAACTCACGTCGCCTGTGGCGTGAGTGGCGTCGGCGGGTCGACCCGGAGCACTGGCTCGACCCCAAAGGCAAGGAGCGACAGCCCAAGCCAAAGCATGAACGGGACCCCGGGGAGCTCTCCTGGCACCAACCGCGCGACACGGCCTGGGAGTCACGCGCCCTCGCTGCCGGCCGCTCCATGGTGCGGGACGGCCTGCTGCGGGAAGGGAGCTTCTGGGGCACGATCAACTGCAACGGGATCAACGCCACCGGTGACCTGTGTGGAGTCACCACCACGTCTGGACTTGCCTGGAAGATCCCCGGTCGCACGGGAGATTCCCCCATCCTCGGCGCTGGACTTTACGTCGACAACGACGTCGGGGCGGCGGGCTCGACCGGGCGCGGTGAAGCCAACCTCTACAACCTGTCGTCATTTCTCATCGTCGAGTCCATGCGACGCGGGATGTCGCCCAAGGACGCCGGGATGGAAGCGCTGAAGCGCATTCGCGCCAACACCGTCGAGGCGCGCCTGCTCAACGACAAGGGCAACCCGAACTTCAACATCCGTTTCTTCGTGCTCAACAAGCGGGGAGAATTCGCCGGAGTGGCCATGTACCACGCCGGGGAGACACAGTTCGCCGTGTGTACGGAGAACGGCGCGGAGGCTCGCGAGCTGGAACCGCTGCTGGACGGCGCGCCCTGA
- a CDS encoding L,D-transpeptidase produces the protein MTTLVVACAGLSAQPAPGVLRLDINLPAYRLAAWRDTSRVGTWAVSIGARQWKTPTGMLAAVAVEWNPWWIPPASPWARGEKVTPPGPDNPMGRVKISLGQLIFAHGTPFPESVGQAASHGCLRMRNDDAIALARLLLVASGIDTGVVHAMATDTATRRVDVVPPIVAALRYDLIEWRADTLWRYPDVYRRGGATLTQALAVLGQAGVDTTAVDRRAISQWLTRRITRPSAWVPTLSE, from the coding sequence GTGACGACCCTCGTGGTCGCATGCGCAGGATTGTCGGCACAGCCAGCGCCGGGGGTGCTCCGCCTGGACATCAACCTGCCGGCGTACCGCCTGGCGGCTTGGCGGGATACGTCGCGCGTGGGGACGTGGGCCGTGAGTATCGGGGCGCGTCAGTGGAAGACGCCGACCGGGATGCTCGCCGCGGTGGCGGTCGAATGGAACCCGTGGTGGATTCCGCCGGCGAGCCCATGGGCGCGCGGGGAGAAGGTGACGCCTCCCGGGCCGGACAACCCGATGGGTCGGGTGAAGATCTCGCTCGGCCAGTTGATCTTCGCCCACGGCACGCCGTTTCCGGAGAGTGTCGGGCAGGCGGCATCACACGGGTGCCTGCGGATGCGGAACGATGATGCGATCGCGCTGGCGCGGCTGCTGCTCGTGGCGTCGGGCATCGACACGGGGGTCGTCCACGCGATGGCCACGGACACGGCCACTCGACGCGTGGACGTGGTTCCCCCGATCGTGGCTGCCCTGCGCTACGACCTCATCGAGTGGCGCGCGGATACGCTGTGGCGCTACCCCGACGTCTACCGCCGGGGCGGGGCGACCCTCACGCAGGCGCTCGCTGTCCTGGGGCAGGCGGGGGTCGACACCACGGCGGTCGATCGGCGCGCGATCAGCCAGTGGCTCACGCGTCGCATCACGCGGCCCTCGGCCTGGGTGCCTACGCTCAGCGAATGA
- a CDS encoding aminopeptidase P family protein, with protein sequence MSPRVACLCLTLLLAVPAAHAQSHYESRNRWARLCEIRREKFDRILPEAMRENGVDMWIVAMKEGNYEPLWNMLGRGYVGTVGYYIFTDRGGDRIERAAIGITDHNRAACGAYDIDSPSVGLAEFVTTRNPRKIGLNMSEEMGMADGLTHTLHAHIVRELGPALATRLVSAEKMVSDFSSRRVASEIVAFGDATEIGRQIAERALSNEVITPGVTTLAEVAWWIQEQMLTRGLGASFEVPSIYVTGPNGIEATSNDRIIQRGDILMIDFGVGYLNMWTDQKRIAYVLKPGEIALPASIKNAFDQAVKVREVIRRTAKAGKTAKAMLEDMNTAITAAGFMAMRGFNQVREDSSTEFILGCHSVGDWGHGIGPSMAFFNPGRLNYEIRPTNLFSIELFAYTPIPEWGGKKLRIPLEDDAIVTSRGVEWLSPINHRIQLIR encoded by the coding sequence ATGTCGCCACGCGTCGCCTGCCTGTGCCTCACTTTGCTGCTCGCGGTCCCCGCCGCGCACGCGCAGTCGCACTACGAATCCCGCAACCGCTGGGCACGCCTGTGTGAGATCCGTCGCGAAAAGTTCGACCGGATCCTCCCCGAGGCGATGCGCGAGAACGGCGTCGACATGTGGATCGTCGCCATGAAGGAGGGCAACTACGAACCGCTGTGGAACATGCTGGGCCGTGGCTACGTGGGCACCGTCGGCTACTACATCTTCACTGACCGCGGCGGCGACCGCATCGAGCGCGCCGCCATCGGGATCACCGACCACAATCGCGCCGCGTGCGGTGCCTACGACATCGATTCACCCAGCGTGGGACTCGCGGAGTTCGTCACCACCCGCAATCCGCGCAAGATCGGTCTCAACATGTCCGAGGAGATGGGGATGGCGGACGGGCTGACGCACACCCTGCATGCCCACATCGTCCGCGAACTCGGCCCCGCGCTGGCCACCCGCCTGGTCTCCGCCGAAAAGATGGTGAGCGACTTCAGCTCGCGCCGGGTCGCCAGTGAGATCGTCGCGTTTGGGGACGCGACCGAGATCGGCCGACAAATCGCCGAGCGCGCCCTGTCGAACGAGGTCATCACCCCTGGAGTCACCACGCTGGCCGAGGTCGCGTGGTGGATCCAGGAGCAAATGCTCACCCGGGGGCTCGGCGCGTCGTTCGAGGTGCCGAGCATCTATGTGACCGGACCCAACGGGATCGAGGCAACCTCCAACGACCGCATCATCCAGCGCGGCGACATCCTGATGATCGACTTCGGGGTCGGGTACCTCAACATGTGGACCGACCAGAAGCGCATTGCCTACGTGCTCAAGCCAGGCGAAATCGCGCTCCCGGCGAGCATCAAGAACGCCTTTGACCAGGCCGTGAAGGTGCGCGAGGTCATCCGCAGGACCGCGAAGGCCGGCAAGACGGCCAAGGCGATGCTGGAGGACATGAACACGGCCATCACCGCTGCCGGCTTCATGGCGATGCGCGGCTTCAACCAGGTGCGGGAGGACAGCAGTACCGAGTTTATCCTCGGCTGCCATTCGGTCGGCGACTGGGGACACGGGATCGGGCCGTCGATGGCGTTCTTCAATCCCGGACGCCTCAACTACGAGATCCGCCCGACGAACCTGTTTTCCATTGAGCTGTTCGCCTACACCCCCATCCCGGAATGGGGTGGCAAGAAGCTGCGCATCCCGCTCGAGGACGACGCGATCGTGACCTCGCGCGGCGTCGAATGGCTGTCGCCGATCAACCACCGGATCCAGCTCATTCGCTGA